One stretch of Pomacea canaliculata isolate SZHN2017 linkage group LG11, ASM307304v1, whole genome shotgun sequence DNA includes these proteins:
- the LOC112575109 gene encoding LOW QUALITY PROTEIN: monocarboxylate transporter 4-like (The sequence of the model RefSeq protein was modified relative to this genomic sequence to represent the inferred CDS: deleted 4 bases in 2 codons), with protein sequence MLSMGPLAGAVCSRFSARASVMVGAVLYTAGLVFSGLAPNMPTLLFFFGVVQGLGRGLAYAPGLILVGMYFNRLRGVAVGLSTAGVGAGTFLLPPVVEMLFETYGFFGAFFILGGIALHFFVVAFLYRPLFLHRKIVLTGRRCQTEALLENEKRRDVAELPQTVYDKSEHNTVNPSLLEMHLTHLPQQESFLVTPAASVPGESMMDDTVCVSSVSSHKSHLLKSFLRTCFPVEKQATGSKRRKLMHWSLLKQPAFVLYCLSMCLLTASMKSSIVFLPPLAKSRGVSETNAAYLLSISGVADTVGRVLTGVVLELSIVRPYRPMAFSSFLFAIGALAFASPFCLPFHTSPSLSPSSAFSLAHARLKSVILVDLLGQETLSSSFGIMSFFQGVGNFVGPPLSGVLKDVFDQYDEAFYLGGGAMTVAGIFMVISNVYTVSHRPGRELFDICPNKSDSSLKQGNPNKKLSTVHLIKKKKMPTLLQMPDVLKTTIKIHSIEKSPQVPKLSLDKAQIVSCKFL encoded by the exons ATGCTTTCCATGG GACCCCTGGCTGGGGCAGTGTGCAGCCGCTTCAGTGCCCGGGCATCGGTGATGGTTGGTGCGGTCCTCTACACCGCCGGGCTCGTGTTCAGTGGCCTGGCCCCCAACATGCCGACCCTGCTCTTCTTTTTCGGAGTAGTGCAAG GTTTGGGTCGTGGCCTTGCCTACGCCCCGGGTCTCATTCTGGTCGGGATGTACTTTAACCGTCTACGAGGCGTGGCCGTAGGACTCAGCACAGCGGGGGTGGGGGCCGGGacctttctcctccctcccgTCGTGGAAATGCTCTTTGAAACATACGGGTTCTTCGGGGCCTTCTTTATCCTCGGCGGAATCGCCCTGCACTTTTTTGTCGTCGCCTTCCTTTATCGCCCCCTGTTTCTGCACAGAAAGATCGTTTTAACCGGAAGAAG ATGTCAGACTGAGGCTTTACTCGAAAATGAGAAGCGGAGAGATGTTGCTGAATTACCGCAGACTGTCTATGATAAAAGCGAGCACAACACAGTGAACCCCTCCCTGTTAGAAATGCATCTCACACACCTCCCCCAGCAGGAGAGCTTCTTGGTAACCCCAGCCGCTTCAGTGCCA GGCGAAAGTATGATGGACGATACTGTCTGTGTTTCTTCGGTCTCAAGTCATAAAAGTCATTTGCTGAAGAGCTTTCTTCGGACCTGCTTTCCTGTGGAGAAGCAGGCGACTGGCTCGAAACGGCGGAAGCTGATGCACTGGTCATTGCTGAAGCAGCCAGCGTTTGTTCTCTATTGCCTAAGCATGTGTCTCCTCACGGCTTCCATGAAGTCTTCCATCGTCTTCCTACCGCCCTTGGCCAAGTCTCGAGGAGTGTCGGAGACCAACGCTGCTTACCTGCTCTCCATCTCAG GTGTGGCTGACACCGTGGGTCGAGTACTTACCGGTGTGGTTCTCGAGCTGAGCATAGTACGACCTTACCGACCAATGGCCTTCAGCTCCTTCCTCTTCGCCATCGGGGCGCTGGCCTTCGCTTCACCTTTTTGTCTACCTTTCCACACTTCACCCTCGCTTTCGCCTTCTTCGGCTTTTTCACTGGCGCATGCGCGG TTGAAGTCCGTCATCCTTGTCGACCTGCTGGGACAGGAAACCCTGTCGTCCTCCTTCGGGATCATGAGCTTCTTTCAAGGCGTCGGCAACTTTGTGGGACCCCCTCTCTCAG GTGTTCTGAAGGATGTGTTCGATCAGTACGATGAAGCTTTTTATTTGGGCGGAGGAGCGATGACTGTGGCGGGAATCTTCATGGTCATCTCCAACGTCTACACAGTCTCCCACAGGCCAGGCAGAGAATTGTTTGACATCTGTCCGAACAAATCGGACAGCTCCCTAAAGCAGGGGAATCCGAATAAAAAGTTATCGACAGTAcacttgattaaaaaaaaaaagatgcccACCTTATTACAAATGCCTGACGTGTTAAAGACAACAATCAAAATCCACAGCATCGAAAAAAGCCCGCAAGTCCCAAAGTTAAGTTTGGATAAAGCCCA